A DNA window from Paenibacillus andongensis contains the following coding sequences:
- a CDS encoding LysR family transcriptional regulator, whose translation MISNIKIFNILNGGTTVDIRDLQIFLAVANEGSITRAAEKLE comes from the coding sequence ATGATATCAAACATTAAAATCTTCAATATCTTGAACGGAGGAACGACAGTGGACATCCGAGACTTGCAGATTTTTCTGGCTGTTGCAAACGAGGGGAGTATTACCAGGGCAGCCGAGAAATTGGAATGA
- a CDS encoding sensor histidine kinase: MLIIAMGIGRFSYISVLPLVQSQAHLSVTESGYLAGSNNLVTLFPLSTGLMGIASSFFLVDDFAFLGWFDAPLQMFRNPERTCHMKLSYLKKLPIMLQLSLLGLLIVMVMISIMSVNYYRAVNVVKKNNSDYIKGVISQLNQSISSNSNDIKTIMETIAYNKQTVQNFSSETNPAQKFEMYNQLKAYLSDMRKMKKAILDIVLVEKNGAVFNLLANKDELAAISREIPRNNLSYFLGHKMIDLSNAKTAVLVAGAPIYSTTDFEAGRSELGTLLLIMDNRLLFGDGNPINLPEGALIYMADRNGSLFYTNDDSSNLGEPIPKDKLLNYNRQYMIQREAIPDMDGEIVIAMPNRVLLHGLNDIRQQQLIMVAIALVLMVIPLLIVSNNILQPVKKFMRLMGEISLGEKKHLSKRIAVDGYAEMIIMASRFNEMLAEIEKLTDHLLESKRVLYETELIKRRAELSFLQSQINPHFLYNTLESIKGLAVRQNSSQIFELTKALSLFFRYSIKGPDMISLEEELSIIKNYIFIHQIRFGNRLQVEYDIRTECLGCLVPKMILQPIVENAIKHGIEPLERTGLLVIKGNRHGENLHLSVEDNGTGISSGKLKEINQSIERRSETDDYDSDSKSGIGLANVHDRIRINFGDPYGIRMTSSLLCGTTVSLTIPVRGEGHV, from the coding sequence ATGCTCATCATTGCAATGGGGATCGGACGTTTTTCATACATTTCCGTACTTCCATTGGTGCAATCACAAGCCCATCTTTCCGTCACGGAATCCGGGTATTTGGCCGGAAGTAATAACTTGGTTACCTTATTTCCGCTTTCAACTGGGCTTATGGGAATCGCTTCATCGTTTTTTTTGGTGGATGATTTTGCGTTTCTTGGCTGGTTTGACGCACCTTTACAAATGTTTCGAAATCCAGAAAGGACATGTCACATGAAACTATCCTATTTGAAAAAACTTCCCATCATGTTGCAGTTATCTTTACTGGGTTTATTAATTGTTATGGTTATGATTTCGATCATGTCTGTGAATTATTACCGTGCCGTCAATGTCGTAAAGAAGAATAACAGCGATTACATCAAAGGTGTTATTTCGCAACTGAACCAGTCCATTTCCTCGAATAGTAATGATATTAAAACAATTATGGAAACGATTGCCTACAACAAACAAACCGTACAAAATTTTTCTTCTGAGACAAATCCAGCCCAAAAGTTTGAAATGTACAACCAGTTAAAAGCTTATTTGTCAGATATGAGGAAAATGAAAAAGGCTATTCTGGATATTGTATTGGTTGAAAAAAACGGCGCCGTATTCAACCTCCTGGCCAATAAAGATGAACTCGCAGCAATTTCCCGGGAGATTCCGAGAAATAACTTGTCCTATTTTTTGGGGCATAAAATGATTGATTTATCTAATGCTAAAACAGCGGTATTGGTGGCGGGAGCACCTATCTATTCAACAACTGATTTTGAGGCCGGCAGAAGTGAACTTGGAACTCTGCTTTTGATAATGGACAATCGACTGCTCTTCGGCGACGGCAACCCTATCAATTTACCCGAGGGTGCCTTAATCTATATGGCTGATCGCAACGGAAGCCTCTTTTATACGAATGATGATTCAAGTAACCTGGGAGAGCCGATTCCAAAAGATAAATTGTTGAATTATAACCGTCAATATATGATTCAGAGAGAAGCTATTCCGGATATGGACGGTGAAATTGTTATTGCCATGCCGAATCGTGTGCTCCTCCATGGTCTTAACGATATCCGTCAACAGCAGCTTATCATGGTAGCCATCGCACTCGTTCTGATGGTCATTCCGCTTCTCATCGTAAGCAATAACATTCTTCAGCCTGTGAAGAAATTTATGAGGCTGATGGGAGAAATCAGTCTCGGTGAAAAAAAACATCTCAGCAAACGAATCGCAGTAGATGGTTATGCAGAAATGATTATTATGGCTTCTCGTTTCAATGAAATGTTGGCGGAAATTGAGAAGTTGACGGATCATTTGCTGGAAAGCAAGCGTGTCCTCTACGAGACGGAATTGATTAAACGGAGAGCGGAACTCAGCTTTTTGCAAAGCCAAATCAACCCCCATTTTTTATACAATACGCTGGAATCGATTAAAGGGCTTGCTGTGAGACAGAATTCTTCACAAATATTCGAACTTACAAAAGCGCTCTCCTTGTTTTTTCGTTACAGTATCAAGGGACCCGATATGATTTCGCTGGAAGAAGAATTGAGCATTATTAAAAACTATATCTTCATTCATCAAATCCGGTTTGGGAATCGATTACAAGTGGAATATGACATTCGCACGGAATGCCTTGGATGTCTTGTCCCAAAAATGATCCTTCAACCCATCGTGGAGAACGCCATCAAACATGGTATTGAGCCGCTCGAACGAACCGGATTATTGGTCATTAAAGGAAATAGGCACGGGGAGAACCTGCATCTCTCCGTAGAAGATAACGGTACAGGAATAAGTTCGGGAAAATTAAAGGAGATTAATCAATCGATTGAACGAAGATCTGAAACTGATGACTATGATAGTGATTCCAAATCCGGCATCGGACTGGCGAATGTTCATGACAGAATCCGCATCAACTTCGGAGATCCATACGGAATCAGGATGACAAGCAGTCTCTTATGCGGAACAACAGTCTCGCTTACAATTCCAGTCAGGGGTGAAGGTCATGTATAA
- a CDS encoding response regulator — protein sequence MYKVLIVDDEELVIDSLKATVDWTECGYEVIGYALSGEEAMEAVKQLHPDVIFSDIKMPGMNGLELKKRLDDAGISAKFVVVSGLAEFALVQKAIQNGISGYCLKPFDEMEIMGYLKKLKRELDARRLLPEGEILDLIESGTPEAITRLRHELALAGIVGSGKDDLRIMLTVRRERLPIHEKTPCLTVRVGYRKFIYVMSDRDAAVFMSGLSSESRDFLKGIGFSKKGVGPEGIAQAIQDAEHQAYQYFTLAETYTWEGSWKTNDLKSAFIVLTEGNNQAALAEQLDPLLSMFQSGLLNIRHALLLYNDCISQLCRMSRELDDLYLISIEQLADQFKDVRDMIHYLKHLFLEERTEYQHVFMQHGRSNTFSAMLKYINDHFSEDITILGLSNQFNFHPKYISQLFRKELDKTFIEYLTGLRMNRASVLLRSSSIPIYEIADQVGCKDYFSFSKLFKKTMGISPKTYRNQNGSFSTPE from the coding sequence ATGTATAAAGTTTTAATTGTGGACGATGAGGAATTGGTTATAGATAGCCTGAAGGCTACAGTGGATTGGACGGAATGCGGTTATGAGGTTATCGGATATGCACTAAGTGGGGAGGAGGCCATGGAAGCCGTAAAACAACTTCATCCTGATGTGATTTTTTCCGATATCAAGATGCCTGGAATGAACGGGCTAGAACTAAAAAAACGATTGGACGACGCCGGTATATCCGCCAAATTTGTAGTCGTGAGCGGTCTGGCGGAATTTGCCCTCGTTCAGAAAGCGATCCAGAACGGCATATCCGGTTATTGCCTGAAACCTTTCGACGAGATGGAAATCATGGGGTATTTGAAAAAACTCAAACGGGAATTGGACGCCCGTCGTCTGCTGCCTGAAGGGGAAATCCTTGATTTGATCGAAAGCGGAACGCCAGAGGCGATCACAAGATTGCGGCATGAGTTGGCTTTGGCGGGAATAGTCGGGTCCGGTAAAGATGACTTGCGCATTATGCTAACAGTAAGAAGGGAGAGGCTGCCGATCCATGAAAAAACACCTTGCCTGACGGTGCGTGTCGGTTACCGCAAGTTTATTTACGTGATGTCGGACAGAGATGCGGCTGTATTCATGTCCGGCTTATCTTCCGAGAGCCGTGATTTCTTGAAGGGAATCGGGTTCAGCAAAAAGGGAGTCGGACCGGAGGGAATTGCGCAGGCTATCCAGGATGCAGAGCATCAAGCCTATCAATATTTCACTTTAGCCGAAACGTACACATGGGAAGGCTCATGGAAAACGAATGATTTGAAGTCTGCTTTTATTGTGTTGACTGAAGGAAACAATCAGGCGGCATTAGCGGAACAGTTGGATCCCCTGTTATCGATGTTTCAGAGCGGTCTTCTTAATATCCGGCATGCCTTGTTGTTGTATAACGATTGCATATCGCAATTATGCCGAATGAGCAGGGAATTGGACGATTTATACCTCATTTCGATCGAACAATTGGCAGATCAGTTTAAAGATGTCCGGGATATGATTCATTATCTGAAACATTTGTTCCTGGAGGAGCGGACCGAATATCAGCATGTTTTCATGCAGCACGGACGCAGTAATACATTCTCTGCCATGCTGAAATACATCAACGATCACTTCAGCGAGGACATTACTATTCTAGGCTTGAGTAACCAATTCAACTTTCACCCCAAATATATCTCGCAATTATTCCGAAAGGAACTGGATAAAACCTTTATCGAATACTTAACCGGTCTGCGAATGAACCGCGCTTCCGTGCTACTCAGGTCAAGCTCCATTCCGATCTACGAAATTGCAGATCAGGTAGGATGTAAGGATTATTTTTCTTTCAGTAAATTGTTCAAAAAAACGATGGGCATTTCACCCAAAACTTATCGAAACCAGAACGGATCCTTTTCGACTCCTGAATAA
- a CDS encoding ABC transporter permease → MQNTVSHTKYSKRLGAEVNRRRWQEVIKHKYFYLMVFPTVLFFLIFAYVPMYGVILAFKDFNYSLGIMNSPWNNFQNFRDVLGDPKFLHAFNNTLFISFGRLLIEFPIPIVLAILLNEMRHRRLKRIYQTVFTFPHFISWVVLSGIITSILSDQGVLNQILQLFGWGKNTILIHDGSFLALLFTSNIWKEAGWSSIIYLAAIAGINPELYEAAAIDGANRYQQMKAITWPVIRTTAAILLILAVGGIMNGGFDQIFNLYNPAVYERADILDTYVYRSAFVDATGFGYSTTVGLLKSVISCLLLFGSNLFVKHVMKEGGLY, encoded by the coding sequence ATGCAAAACACAGTAAGTCACACGAAATACAGCAAGCGTTTGGGGGCAGAGGTCAACCGTCGCCGATGGCAGGAGGTTATCAAGCATAAGTACTTCTACTTGATGGTATTCCCTACGGTGCTGTTCTTTCTGATCTTCGCGTATGTGCCAATGTACGGCGTGATCTTGGCTTTTAAGGATTTCAATTATTCTCTGGGCATCATGAACAGTCCATGGAATAACTTTCAAAACTTTCGGGATGTGCTGGGCGATCCGAAATTCCTGCATGCGTTCAACAACACCTTGTTTATCAGCTTCGGGCGTTTGCTTATCGAATTTCCGATTCCCATCGTATTGGCGATCCTGCTGAATGAAATGCGACACAGAAGATTGAAGCGAATCTATCAAACCGTATTTACATTTCCGCATTTCATTAGCTGGGTTGTGTTAAGCGGAATCATAACGAGTATCCTGAGCGATCAGGGCGTGCTCAATCAGATCCTGCAGCTATTCGGGTGGGGGAAAAATACGATCCTGATCCACGACGGAAGTTTTCTGGCGCTGCTGTTCACGTCGAACATATGGAAAGAAGCAGGCTGGTCCTCCATTATTTATCTGGCAGCCATCGCCGGTATCAATCCCGAGCTTTATGAGGCGGCGGCCATAGACGGCGCAAACCGTTATCAGCAAATGAAGGCGATTACATGGCCGGTGATTCGTACCACGGCAGCTATTCTACTTATTCTGGCAGTCGGCGGTATTATGAATGGCGGATTCGACCAGATCTTCAATTTGTATAACCCAGCCGTTTATGAACGCGCCGATATTCTCGATACCTACGTGTATCGCAGCGCTTTTGTAGACGCAACGGGGTTCGGCTATTCCACTACGGTTGGTTTACTGAAATCCGTCATCAGTTGCTTGTTGCTTTTCGGATCAAACCTTTTTGTGAAACATGTTATGAAGGAGGGGGGCCTCTATTGA
- a CDS encoding carbohydrate ABC transporter permease: MKRLSVSNALVAIILGLCAIAAVFPFYQTLVLSFSTILDWKAGGVTLFPRSIDLSSYRYIFHEGKVVNGLLISVIVTVLGTLVNLVVTTTGAYALSKNSMPGRNVILTCIIFTMFFSGGLIPYYLTIQALHLQNNLLVMVLPVAVNAFNLILMKNFFGTISPALEESAKIDGANDLSILIRIVMPVSLPIMATMTLFYAVDRWNEWWLPMLFINDANLHPLQLVLRDTITNMSHSMNSAIGQQLAAQMPNVYPEAVKSAMIIVSALPIVMVYPFVQKHFNAGVMIGSVKE; encoded by the coding sequence TTGAAACGGTTATCAGTTTCCAATGCGCTGGTCGCGATCATCCTGGGGCTGTGCGCGATCGCGGCTGTATTCCCATTTTATCAAACGCTCGTTCTGTCCTTCTCTACCATATTAGACTGGAAAGCCGGAGGAGTCACGTTGTTTCCGAGATCCATTGATCTCTCTTCGTATCGGTATATTTTTCATGAAGGCAAGGTGGTCAATGGTTTGCTTATATCGGTCATCGTGACCGTGTTAGGCACATTGGTGAATTTGGTAGTAACGACGACAGGCGCTTACGCGTTATCCAAGAATTCGATGCCAGGCCGAAACGTGATCCTTACTTGCATCATCTTTACGATGTTTTTTTCAGGCGGTCTTATTCCCTATTATTTGACGATTCAAGCCCTGCACTTGCAGAATAATTTGCTTGTCATGGTATTACCGGTCGCTGTAAACGCCTTCAACCTAATCCTGATGAAGAATTTCTTTGGAACCATTAGCCCTGCTCTTGAAGAGTCGGCCAAGATTGACGGGGCCAACGATCTGAGTATCCTCATCCGCATCGTCATGCCCGTTTCGTTGCCGATCATGGCGACTATGACCTTGTTTTATGCGGTTGATCGTTGGAATGAATGGTGGCTCCCGATGTTGTTTATCAACGATGCGAACTTGCATCCCTTGCAGCTTGTATTAAGAGACACGATAACCAATATGAGTCATTCGATGAATAGCGCGATAGGTCAACAGCTAGCCGCACAAATGCCAAACGTTTACCCAGAAGCAGTGAAGTCAGCGATGATCATCGTCTCCGCCCTTCCCATAGTAATGGTTTATCCATTTGTACAGAAACACTTCAATGCGGGAGTCATGATCGGTTCTGTGAAGGAGTGA
- a CDS encoding extracellular solute-binding protein, translating to MFKQRVLVSSALLLLAGMVLSACGNGESKSTTSPSTTPQKSDAKAMDKQLELSIAAWDIQTSFDKPNAKNDAIYNDIAKKFNITIKPVQVTWNDWTEKVKVWAASNQLPDMFANPIATDNTALYTTWAKQGVIKALPDDLSAYPNLKKLMSTPAVQPLKVDGKFYMIPRNSGDDTPITFTRPIRYRKDWAEQAGFTSAPKSFEDFAAMTKAVMKQHPGIAGLSVNNKDYLLTQFLGSFPEFEVPNSWVKEDGKWIPAFTSPKTYTGIGQLRSLYADSILDKDFAIQKDGDGVNKFLSGQSFALYGLENVTDANVDQFKKANPGVEPSKAVSYLDMWPAADGKHYYFNLTPYWSETFFPGSLSDEKFDRALRLMDYLVSEKFQILRDNGIENIDYKVDNGQFVSLLKEGENLGDKYPATWGIGWVGAWGNSFYRGQTVLSNKPDVAALQKVQIDTNKNRAKEYTPVPVNFDIFLMSTPAKNKLGGLNSNIMDDVVKVILSKDDPVAQWKEIVKGYDAKGVQEAIKEVNDEAAKRNIK from the coding sequence ATGTTCAAACAAAGAGTACTAGTATCCTCGGCGCTGCTTCTGCTTGCAGGGATGGTGCTATCCGCCTGCGGTAATGGGGAGAGCAAGTCAACCACATCCCCGAGCACTACGCCACAGAAGTCAGATGCAAAGGCAATGGACAAGCAATTGGAGCTCAGTATTGCAGCCTGGGACATCCAGACGAGCTTTGATAAGCCTAATGCAAAAAACGATGCGATCTATAACGACATCGCCAAGAAATTCAACATTACTATCAAGCCCGTACAGGTTACCTGGAACGACTGGACGGAAAAAGTGAAGGTTTGGGCTGCGTCCAATCAGCTTCCTGACATGTTCGCCAACCCGATCGCTACGGACAATACCGCATTGTACACAACATGGGCGAAGCAAGGTGTCATCAAGGCGCTCCCTGATGATCTGAGTGCATATCCGAATTTGAAGAAGCTCATGTCGACGCCGGCCGTACAACCGCTCAAAGTGGATGGGAAATTCTACATGATTCCACGCAACAGCGGTGATGACACACCTATCACATTTACACGGCCGATCCGTTACCGGAAGGATTGGGCGGAGCAAGCCGGCTTTACGTCAGCGCCCAAGAGCTTTGAGGATTTCGCAGCCATGACCAAGGCCGTCATGAAACAGCATCCCGGCATTGCCGGCTTGTCGGTTAACAATAAAGACTATCTCCTGACCCAATTTCTTGGAAGCTTCCCTGAATTTGAAGTTCCCAACAGCTGGGTGAAAGAAGATGGCAAGTGGATTCCGGCCTTCACGTCCCCCAAAACCTATACCGGCATTGGGCAGCTTCGGTCGCTCTATGCTGACAGTATCCTGGACAAAGACTTCGCTATTCAAAAAGACGGCGATGGTGTAAACAAGTTCCTGTCGGGTCAAAGCTTTGCGCTGTACGGGCTTGAAAATGTTACTGACGCTAACGTAGATCAATTCAAAAAAGCAAATCCGGGTGTAGAGCCTTCCAAGGCAGTGAGTTATCTGGATATGTGGCCGGCAGCCGACGGCAAACACTATTATTTCAATTTAACTCCTTATTGGTCCGAGACGTTTTTCCCGGGCTCTCTGAGCGACGAAAAGTTTGATCGGGCGCTTCGCTTGATGGATTACCTGGTGTCAGAGAAGTTCCAGATCCTCAGGGATAATGGAATTGAGAACATCGATTATAAAGTAGATAACGGGCAGTTCGTTTCTCTGCTCAAAGAAGGCGAAAATCTTGGCGACAAATACCCGGCCACATGGGGTATCGGTTGGGTTGGGGCATGGGGCAACAGCTTTTATCGCGGTCAAACCGTTCTGTCAAACAAACCAGATGTAGCGGCACTTCAAAAGGTTCAAATCGATACGAACAAAAACCGTGCAAAAGAGTATACGCCAGTGCCCGTCAACTTTGATATCTTCCTGATGTCGACACCGGCCAAAAATAAACTGGGCGGGCTGAACTCCAATATCATGGATGACGTCGTGAAAGTGATCTTGAGCAAAGACGACCCGGTTGCACAGTGGAAAGAAATCGTCAAGGGATATGATGCCAAAGGCGTGCAAGAAGCGATTAAAGAAGTGAACGATGAGGCAGCCAAGAGAAACATTAAGTAA
- a CDS encoding discoidin domain-containing protein, translating into MFKGLFLIRSKKRFNALFLLMAMLVSFIPIFPTNVQAATTLKTYPAPSGTTLSTDFTVKVRVPGGTWQDLDEYQTRIGAPNRATFASFVYFDTDGPVDLSVTYNAGTVTTATVKPNNLGITPAISGNTMTFSISGPQKLVFDVNGNVDNDLMIFANPVEVNPPSPTDPNVIYLGPGVYNQTYNLSSGQTLYIAGGAVVRGGVNLNNATNAKVIGRGVIESSPDAAVYLSFANNVTLDGVILNRFNAGIQIGNSTNVTVNNVKLMAYLKWTDGIDNFCSTNVSINDVFVRSGDDSIAVYASRFGYSGNSSNISVTNSILMPGKAHPINIGTHGNPGAEGGGDNIDTLNFSNLDILTYNTAAAGLPLAISFTASDGSLISDANFTDIRIDDAVVNKFIDVITFKNPGYGLAVGRGINNVYFKNISYNGTNTNANQIYGTSSTQLTQNVTFENLTVNGTPVLSASAGNITIGNYANNINFITSGGTPPSTTPIPHYTPINLALNRTASADSSQAGNPASSGNDSNDTTTRWSANDGNTGHSWTVDLGSSKNITHGTQVKWQNAGGGYQYKIETSNDNTNWKLKVDKTSNTSTDQVQSDVFYDTARYVRITVTGLPSGANASFYDFKVFGDQANLALNKTASSDSSQSSNPASFGADGNAATRWIANDANTGHSLTVDLGASMNITNGTQVAWEKSGVYQYKIEKSTDNTNWTTVIDKTANSSTDQVQNDYFTGIARYVRITVTGLPSGANASIYDFKIFGDPTNLALNKASSSDSSQTTNPASNGNDGNMTTNWTANDGSTGHWWMVDLGTTMNITNGIQVMWQQPSSIYLYKIETSTDNINWTTVIDRTVNLSNAQVYNQYFTGTARYVRVTSTGLPSGANASINEFKVFGFPNTYVNDTDSNIVYNGSWSYSGGRSLGDHQDDVHYTTTNNASAEYTFTGRGVDYITEKNSDQGQVDIYIDGVYQTTVDCSSSTRLAQQLVYSITGLASGTHTIKVVKKTGTYMLVDAFNPNNNIFDPNAYYTFKNHTDGLAMSGGGGSNGSNVTETSNTTSTNSQWQITDLGNGYFKIKNRTDGLVLNGGGGTNGSNVTEWSDITSNNLQWQITDLGNGYYKIKNHTDGKVLNGGSGTEGSNVTEWSDITSNNLQWQISKAN; encoded by the coding sequence ATGTTTAAAGGTCTGTTTTTGATCAGAAGTAAAAAAAGGTTTAATGCGTTATTTTTGTTGATGGCGATGTTAGTATCTTTCATCCCAATTTTCCCGACAAATGTTCAAGCGGCTACTACTTTGAAGACCTATCCGGCCCCCTCGGGTACCACATTGTCCACTGACTTTACCGTAAAAGTGCGTGTGCCGGGTGGCACTTGGCAGGATCTGGACGAGTATCAAACGAGGATCGGTGCGCCGAACAGAGCTACTTTTGCCTCATTTGTTTACTTCGATACCGATGGTCCAGTAGATCTATCTGTGACCTATAATGCCGGAACGGTAACAACGGCTACCGTCAAGCCTAACAACCTTGGTATTACTCCTGCCATCAGCGGCAATACCATGACCTTTAGTATTTCCGGTCCTCAGAAGCTTGTCTTTGATGTGAACGGCAATGTGGACAATGATCTGATGATTTTTGCCAACCCGGTAGAAGTGAATCCTCCAAGTCCTACTGATCCCAATGTCATTTACCTGGGTCCCGGTGTTTATAATCAGACTTACAACCTCTCTAGCGGTCAGACGCTTTACATTGCCGGCGGAGCGGTCGTCAGAGGCGGTGTGAATCTAAACAATGCCACGAATGCCAAGGTTATCGGGCGCGGTGTTATTGAAAGCTCACCAGATGCCGCCGTTTATCTCAGTTTTGCCAACAATGTCACTCTTGACGGTGTCATCCTCAACAGATTCAATGCCGGTATTCAAATTGGAAATTCCACCAACGTCACCGTAAATAATGTGAAATTAATGGCTTACCTGAAATGGACCGATGGTATCGATAATTTCTGCTCTACGAATGTTTCTATCAATGACGTATTTGTTCGCTCAGGTGATGATTCTATTGCTGTATACGCTTCTCGTTTCGGATACTCAGGAAATTCGTCCAATATCAGTGTCACCAACTCGATTCTCATGCCGGGAAAAGCCCATCCGATCAATATCGGAACCCATGGCAATCCGGGTGCTGAAGGTGGTGGCGATAACATTGATACACTCAACTTTTCGAATCTGGACATCTTGACGTACAACACGGCAGCTGCCGGTTTACCATTAGCCATTTCCTTCACCGCCAGCGATGGCAGTCTGATCTCCGATGCCAATTTCACGGATATTCGGATAGACGACGCCGTTGTAAATAAGTTCATCGATGTCATTACTTTTAAAAATCCGGGTTACGGCCTTGCAGTGGGGCGTGGAATCAATAACGTCTACTTCAAGAATATCTCCTATAACGGCACGAATACCAACGCGAACCAAATTTACGGCACTAGCTCCACTCAATTGACTCAGAACGTTACATTTGAAAATTTGACCGTAAACGGGACTCCGGTTTTGTCTGCCAGTGCCGGGAATATTACAATCGGCAACTATGCCAACAACATTAATTTCATCACTTCCGGCGGTACTCCGCCGTCAACGACACCGATTCCGCATTATACTCCAATCAATCTGGCCTTGAATCGGACCGCCAGCGCGGATAGCTCGCAGGCAGGCAATCCGGCTTCCAGCGGAAACGACAGTAACGATACGACGACCCGCTGGTCTGCGAATGATGGAAATACCGGTCATTCGTGGACGGTAGACCTTGGCTCCAGCAAGAATATCACCCACGGAACTCAGGTAAAGTGGCAGAACGCAGGCGGCGGATATCAATACAAGATTGAAACCTCAAATGACAATACCAACTGGAAATTAAAGGTCGACAAAACTTCGAATACTAGCACGGATCAGGTTCAATCCGATGTCTTCTACGATACCGCTCGTTATGTCCGTATTACCGTGACCGGACTGCCAAGCGGTGCGAATGCCAGCTTCTACGATTTCAAGGTGTTTGGAGATCAAGCCAATCTTGCGTTGAACAAGACTGCAAGTAGCGATAGCTCGCAGTCATCCAATCCAGCCTCCTTCGGGGCAGACGGCAATGCTGCAACCCGCTGGATTGCGAATGATGCCAATACCGGCCATTCGTTGACGGTAGACCTTGGAGCAAGCATGAATATCACCAATGGTACCCAGGTGGCGTGGGAGAAGAGCGGCGTATATCAATACAAGATTGAAAAATCAACGGATAATACCAACTGGACTACCGTCATTGACAAGACGGCCAATTCCAGCACGGACCAGGTTCAAAACGATTACTTTACCGGTATCGCCCGGTATGTCCGTATTACCGTGACTGGATTGCCAAGCGGTGCGAATGCCAGTATCTACGATTTCAAAATATTTGGAGATCCAACGAACCTAGCATTGAACAAGGCCTCAAGCAGCGATAGCTCCCAGACAACGAATCCGGCCAGCAATGGTAACGACGGCAATATGACAACCAACTGGACGGCGAATGACGGAAGTACTGGCCACTGGTGGATGGTAGACCTTGGCACAACCATGAATATCACCAATGGTATCCAGGTGATGTGGCAACAGCCTAGTTCCATCTATTTGTATAAGATTGAAACCTCAACGGATAATATTAATTGGACGACAGTGATTGACCGGACTGTCAATCTCAGCAATGCCCAGGTCTACAACCAGTACTTTACCGGCACCGCCCGTTATGTCCGTGTTACCTCGACCGGTTTGCCAAGCGGTGCTAATGCGAGCATCAACGAGTTCAAGGTGTTTGGATTCCCCAATACTTATGTGAACGATACAGACTCCAACATTGTTTACAACGGCAGCTGGAGCTACTCCGGTGGCAGAAGTTTAGGCGATCATCAGGATGATGTTCACTATACGACGACGAACAATGCCTCGGCCGAATACACATTTACGGGAAGAGGAGTCGATTATATTACTGAAAAGAACAGCGATCAGGGCCAAGTGGATATTTACATCGACGGGGTTTACCAGACGACAGTGGATTGCAGCAGTTCGACCAGATTGGCGCAGCAATTGGTATACAGCATTACGGGTCTGGCAAGCGGGACGCATACGATAAAAGTTGTCAAAAAAACGGGTACGTATATGCTTGTCGATGCCTTTAATCCTAACAATAACATCTTTGATCCCAATGCCTACTACACCTTCAAGAACCATACGGACGGTTTGGCAATGAGCGGAGGAGGCGGCTCGAACGGGTCCAATGTCACGGAGACGTCGAATACAACCAGCACCAATTCGCAATGGCAGATCACCGATCTGGGCAACGGTTACTTCAAAATCAAGAATCGTACGGACGGACTGGTGTTGAACGGAGGTGGCGGCACGAACGGGTCCAATGTCACGGAGTGGTCGGATATCACCAGCAACAATCTGCAGTGGCAGATCACCGATCTGGGCAACGGTTACTACAAGATCAAGAATCATACGGACGGAAAGGTGTTGAACGGAGGCAGCGGCACGGAAGGATCCAACGTCACGGAGTGGTCGGATATCACCAGCAACAATCTGCAGTGGCAGATCAGCAAAGCAAATTAA